In Roseomonas fluvialis, one genomic interval encodes:
- a CDS encoding CobW family GTP-binding protein, protein MGGKRHTPWRIPVSETSARAPVPVTVLTGYLGAGKTTLLNRILTENHGRKFAVVINEFGELGVDNDLVVDADEEVFEMNNGCICCTVRGDLIRILSGLMRRRDRFDGIIVETTGLADPAPVAQTFFVDEDVKRATKLDAIVTVVDAKHLPARLADSSEAQEQIAFADIVVLNKMDLVSTAEAEEVERRIRAINPYAEIRRATKSDVPIDAVIGRDAFNLARILEREPEFLSGEDDHEHDSAVNSVSFEVDRPIDAERFNAWITQVLAAKGQDLLRTKGILHYDGDSRRFAFQAVHMIADGDFIGEAKESDPRRSKIVFIGRDLNRPWLRRGFEACQAGEDQAKIEAEIARWNVPAG, encoded by the coding sequence ATGGGGGGCAAGCGACACACCCCCTGGAGAATCCCCGTGAGCGAGACATCCGCGCGCGCCCCCGTGCCCGTGACCGTCCTGACCGGCTATCTCGGTGCCGGCAAGACCACGCTGCTGAACCGCATCCTCACCGAGAACCACGGCCGCAAGTTTGCTGTTGTGATCAACGAGTTCGGCGAGCTCGGCGTCGACAACGACCTGGTGGTCGATGCCGACGAGGAAGTCTTCGAGATGAACAACGGGTGCATCTGCTGCACCGTGCGCGGCGACCTGATCCGCATCCTGTCGGGCCTGATGCGCCGGCGCGACCGCTTCGACGGCATCATCGTCGAGACCACGGGCCTGGCCGATCCCGCCCCGGTGGCGCAGACCTTCTTCGTCGACGAGGACGTGAAGCGCGCCACGAAGCTGGATGCGATCGTGACGGTGGTGGACGCGAAGCACCTGCCCGCGCGCCTGGCCGACAGCTCCGAGGCGCAGGAGCAGATCGCCTTCGCCGACATCGTCGTGCTGAACAAGATGGACCTGGTCAGCACGGCGGAAGCTGAGGAGGTCGAACGCCGCATCCGCGCCATCAACCCCTATGCCGAGATCCGCCGCGCCACGAAGTCCGACGTGCCGATCGACGCGGTGATCGGGCGCGACGCCTTCAACCTGGCGCGCATCCTGGAACGCGAACCCGAATTCCTGTCGGGCGAGGACGACCACGAGCACGACAGCGCGGTGAACAGCGTCTCGTTCGAAGTGGACCGCCCGATCGACGCGGAACGCTTCAACGCCTGGATCACCCAGGTGCTGGCCGCCAAGGGCCAGGACCTGCTGCGCACCAAGGGCATCCTGCACTACGACGGCGACAGCCGGCGCTTCGCCTTCCAGGCGGTGCACATGATCGCCGATGGCGACTTCATCGGCGAGGCGAAGGAGTCCGACCCGCGCCGGTCGAAGATCGTCTTCATCGGGCGCGACCTGAACCGCCCATGGCTGCGCCGCGGCTTCGAGGCCTGCCAGGCCGGCGAGGACCAGGCGAAGATCGAGGCCGAGATCGCCCGCTGGAACGTCCCGGCTGGCTGA
- a CDS encoding response regulator, with the protein MTDDSAPLCILLVDPMPGTRVTVQVMLEDAGHEVLPVSDWGSAEDLLLRTDVQAVVMALVDDGSAAFEAAGRLRDRLPPQGDLPLVGYTTGLRRGEEDDALDAGFDVLLVRPFEDAELAEALRQAAHDRTPPPKLDPARRAAMRAAMGPAALAAADDAAMAVPAGLLVPIYSNGATAAEYVAAGEAIASAMADVGAIAAEAAARRLAEAPEQGRRLVYPLMSAVVAARVALRTDRMTAAREDPIWGASDTPPGESP; encoded by the coding sequence ATGACGGACGATTCCGCGCCGCTCTGCATCCTGCTGGTCGACCCGATGCCGGGCACCCGCGTGACCGTGCAGGTCATGCTGGAGGATGCCGGGCACGAGGTGCTGCCCGTTTCCGACTGGGGGTCCGCGGAGGACCTGCTGCTGCGCACCGACGTGCAGGCGGTGGTGATGGCGCTGGTCGACGACGGAAGCGCCGCCTTCGAGGCTGCCGGCCGGCTGCGCGACAGGCTGCCCCCGCAGGGCGACCTGCCGCTGGTTGGCTACACCACCGGCCTGCGGCGCGGCGAGGAGGACGACGCGCTGGACGCCGGGTTCGACGTGCTGCTCGTGCGCCCCTTCGAGGATGCGGAACTGGCCGAGGCGCTGCGCCAGGCGGCGCACGACCGGACCCCGCCTCCCAAGCTCGACCCCGCGCGACGCGCGGCGATGCGCGCGGCCATGGGGCCGGCCGCACTTGCCGCCGCCGACGACGCCGCAATGGCGGTGCCCGCGGGCCTGCTGGTGCCGATCTATTCGAACGGCGCGACCGCCGCGGAATACGTGGCGGCGGGCGAGGCGATCGCGAGTGCGATGGCCGATGTCGGCGCCATCGCCGCAGAAGCGGCCGCGCGCCGCCTGGCCGAGGCGCCGGAGCAGGGCAGGCGCCTGGTCTATCCGCTGATGTCCGCCGTGGTCGCCGCGCGCGTGGCCCTGCGCACCGACAGGATGACCGCGGCCCGCGAAGACCCCATATGGGGGGCAAGCGACACACCCCCTGGAGAATCCCCGTGA
- a CDS encoding aldo/keto reductase → MTAPILTTPRLRIPRIGLGTWALRGAEAQRAVESAIGLSYRHIDTAAMYGNEDAVGAGIAACGLPRSEIFLTTKVWWTELAPDALRASAEASLKRLGTPYADLVLIHWPSKGMDLAASLGALAMLQADGLARAVGVSNFPPGLLKRALDLGIAPIAALQVECHVYLWQEQLAALCRQHGLALTAYSPIAKARVNDDPVLQGIAAKHGATPVQVALAWLLAQENLVAIPKSGRPEGQRDNLAAAALRLDAADLAAIAALPKDRRLVNPDFAPDWAA, encoded by the coding sequence ATGACCGCACCGATCCTGACCACCCCCCGCCTGCGCATCCCGCGCATTGGCCTGGGTACCTGGGCGCTGCGCGGGGCCGAGGCGCAGCGCGCGGTCGAATCCGCTATCGGGCTCAGCTACCGCCACATCGACACGGCGGCGATGTACGGCAACGAGGACGCGGTGGGCGCGGGCATCGCCGCCTGCGGCCTGCCGCGCAGCGAAATCTTCCTGACCACCAAGGTCTGGTGGACGGAGCTCGCGCCGGACGCGCTGCGCGCCTCGGCCGAGGCGTCGCTGAAGCGGCTGGGCACGCCCTATGCCGACCTGGTGCTGATCCATTGGCCGTCCAAGGGCATGGACCTTGCGGCGTCGCTCGGCGCGCTGGCCATGCTGCAGGCGGATGGGCTGGCGCGCGCCGTGGGGGTCTCGAATTTCCCGCCGGGGCTGCTCAAGCGCGCGCTCGATCTGGGCATCGCCCCGATCGCGGCCCTTCAGGTCGAATGCCATGTCTACCTGTGGCAGGAACAGCTGGCGGCGCTGTGCCGGCAGCATGGCCTGGCACTGACCGCCTATTCGCCGATCGCGAAGGCGCGGGTCAACGACGACCCGGTGCTGCAGGGCATCGCCGCGAAGCATGGCGCCACACCCGTGCAGGTCGCGCTGGCCTGGCTGCTGGCGCAGGAGAATCTGGTCGCGATCCCGAAATCGGGCCGGCCCGAGGGCCAGCGCGACAACCTGGCCGCCGCCGCGCTGCGGCTCGATGCCGCCGACCTCGCCGCCATAGCAGCCTTGCCCAAGGATCGCCGCCTGGTGAATCCGGACTTCGCGCCGGACTGGGCCGCCTGA
- a CDS encoding VOC family protein, with protein sequence MNTAVALDHVGIAARDLAPMCAAYERLGFALSPVAQQSGRRKPDLPVEKFGSGNRCAFLRHGYIELIAILDPALFDNTLNRFLGRYPGMHILALAMTDEDANLARMRAAGIDIPGVAWLERPVEAGGPIAKFARLPFPDPPEGRVQLIRHLTPELVWQERWMDHANNAVALEEAILCAAEPAETAARLSRVSGLPVEPDPAGGFLLRLPGAARAAGPFAEVMETRVRVLPEAALPEVLPGVRAPVSPYMAGIVVRTSDGGAAVRRVLDGIPTVTAPGGIMVPPEFAAGAAVVFA encoded by the coding sequence ATGAACACCGCCGTCGCCCTCGATCATGTCGGCATCGCCGCGCGCGACCTCGCGCCGATGTGCGCAGCCTATGAACGGCTCGGCTTCGCGCTCAGCCCCGTCGCGCAGCAATCCGGACGGCGCAAGCCCGACCTGCCGGTGGAGAAGTTCGGTTCGGGCAACCGCTGCGCCTTCCTCAGGCACGGCTATATCGAGCTCATTGCGATCCTCGACCCCGCGCTGTTCGACAACACGCTGAACCGCTTCCTCGGACGCTATCCGGGCATGCACATCCTCGCCCTGGCCATGACGGACGAGGACGCGAACCTTGCGCGCATGCGTGCCGCGGGCATCGACATCCCGGGCGTGGCCTGGCTGGAACGCCCGGTGGAGGCCGGCGGGCCGATCGCCAAATTCGCCCGCCTGCCCTTCCCCGACCCGCCGGAAGGGCGCGTGCAGTTGATCCGGCATTTGACGCCCGAACTGGTCTGGCAGGAACGCTGGATGGACCACGCGAACAATGCGGTGGCGCTGGAGGAAGCCATCCTGTGCGCCGCCGAACCGGCGGAGACCGCCGCGCGCCTGTCGCGCGTGTCGGGCCTGCCGGTCGAACCCGACCCCGCCGGCGGCTTCCTGCTGCGCCTGCCGGGTGCAGCGCGCGCCGCCGGCCCCTTCGCCGAGGTGATGGAAACCCGCGTGCGCGTGCTGCCCGAAGCGGCGCTGCCCGAGGTGCTGCCGGGCGTTCGCGCCCCGGTCTCGCCCTACATGGCCGGGATCGTGGTGCGCACCTCGGATGGCGGCGCCGCGGTGCGCCGGGTGCTGGACGGCATCCCGACGGTGACGGCGCCGGGCGGGATCATGGTGCCGCCCGAATTCGCCGCCGGCGCGGCGGTGGTCTTCGCGTGA
- a CDS encoding glutathione S-transferase family protein, with the protein MADGRLVIGNKRYSSWSLRGWLAVRLAGLDVEEAVIPLAGGTTPAIQQATPAGLVPYLEHKGARVWESLAICEYCAEHAPALWPADRAARAHARAIAAEMHAGFRGLRMAMPMNIGRTFPGQRRTPEALADIARIEAIWAEALGAHGGPFLFGSAFGAADAMYAPVVTRFITWGPDLSATSRGYVAAVRAHPLVERWYADAAAEPAAWLLDKYENPA; encoded by the coding sequence ATGGCTGACGGTCGCCTGGTCATCGGCAACAAGCGGTATTCGTCCTGGTCGCTGCGGGGCTGGCTGGCGGTGCGCCTGGCCGGGCTGGATGTCGAGGAGGCGGTCATCCCCCTGGCCGGCGGCACGACGCCCGCGATCCAGCAGGCGACGCCGGCGGGGCTGGTGCCCTACCTCGAGCACAAGGGCGCGCGGGTCTGGGAAAGCCTCGCGATCTGCGAATACTGCGCCGAACACGCCCCAGCGCTCTGGCCGGCCGACCGCGCCGCGCGCGCCCATGCGCGCGCCATCGCCGCCGAGATGCATGCCGGCTTCCGCGGCCTGCGCATGGCGATGCCCATGAATATCGGCCGGACCTTCCCCGGCCAGCGCCGCACGCCCGAGGCGCTGGCCGACATCGCGCGCATCGAGGCGATCTGGGCCGAGGCGCTGGGCGCGCATGGCGGCCCCTTCCTGTTCGGCAGTGCCTTCGGCGCGGCGGATGCGATGTATGCGCCGGTGGTGACGCGCTTCATCACCTGGGGGCCGGACCTGTCGGCGACGTCGCGCGGCTATGTCGCGGCGGTGCGGGCGCATCCGCTGGTGGAACGCTGGTACGCGGATGCCGCGGCCGAGCCCGCAGCCTGGCTGCTCGACAAATACGAGAATCCCGCATGA
- a CDS encoding ATP-binding protein translates to MTAITRLRVGDEAFLVAATIERCPKSMMIRELLQNALEAAATAPQGDRRVEFSAVSVDGARKLAIWNTGRGLTPDELYRMCDIAASINKETGLDANFGMGAKVAALPSNRHGLRYRSCRDGSVHEVILGKRDGVYGRVHQPGPRGTPTEIIEATAAARAEGRETGQDWTEVVLLGNRPDQDTVADPYGGQPRSAPNWLADTIASRFFRFPAGIQVTLLPGARPGQAAARTLRGTERRLAALEHHERVAVPGGIAIHYAYDPHATEGAGQNPGRQGAARSTEGMAAIVFRGEIYNLLRGAFWRREAPSFGIPTGARHVSVVIELPANHPVQLEGYREFLRYRADLQRQLRLLDFAALAAEHLPSWLKDILDRNSPSASLVVDARFAMEELLRQLGVTRQRRARIVASAADPAAPKPAAETAAAAPDAAPPPAKTEDDPAAPPQLLFETAPEIFLLREPAEIADGGLTHRAACYYPESHQLHVNLAYPAVTTLARMLAGAQDGEPVAPAALMVAERFTVMRVGRALVHALAKRGHPREWNEAQLRTLFSRECLTLAADDVHAGLTDAQAAYRDAVAVPGGEA, encoded by the coding sequence ATGACCGCGATCACCCGCCTGCGCGTCGGCGACGAGGCCTTCCTCGTCGCCGCGACGATCGAACGCTGCCCGAAATCCATGATGATCCGGGAGCTGCTGCAGAACGCGCTCGAGGCCGCGGCCACGGCGCCGCAGGGCGACCGTCGGGTGGAGTTCTCGGCGGTCAGCGTCGACGGCGCGCGCAAGCTCGCGATCTGGAACACCGGCCGCGGCCTGACGCCGGACGAACTGTACCGGATGTGCGACATCGCCGCGTCGATCAACAAGGAGACGGGGCTCGACGCGAATTTCGGCATGGGCGCCAAGGTGGCCGCCCTGCCGTCGAACCGGCACGGGCTGCGCTACCGGTCCTGCCGCGACGGGTCGGTGCACGAGGTGATCCTCGGCAAGCGCGACGGGGTCTATGGCCGGGTCCACCAGCCTGGGCCGCGCGGCACGCCGACCGAGATCATCGAGGCGACCGCCGCAGCTCGCGCCGAGGGCCGCGAGACCGGCCAGGACTGGACCGAGGTGGTGCTGCTCGGCAACCGCCCCGACCAGGACACGGTCGCCGACCCCTATGGCGGGCAGCCCCGCAGTGCGCCGAATTGGCTGGCTGACACCATTGCCAGCCGGTTCTTCCGCTTTCCGGCCGGCATCCAGGTGACGCTGCTGCCGGGCGCTCGCCCGGGCCAGGCCGCCGCACGGACCCTGCGCGGCACCGAACGGCGCCTCGCGGCCCTGGAGCACCACGAACGCGTCGCGGTGCCCGGCGGCATCGCGATCCACTATGCCTACGATCCGCACGCGACCGAGGGCGCGGGACAGAATCCGGGGCGGCAGGGCGCGGCCCGGTCCACCGAGGGGATGGCCGCCATCGTCTTCCGCGGCGAGATCTACAACCTGCTGCGCGGGGCTTTCTGGCGGCGCGAGGCGCCGAGCTTCGGCATCCCGACCGGTGCGCGGCACGTCTCGGTGGTCATCGAGCTGCCGGCGAACCATCCGGTGCAGCTCGAGGGCTATCGCGAGTTCCTGCGCTATCGCGCGGACCTGCAGCGCCAGCTCCGGCTGCTTGACTTCGCCGCCCTGGCCGCCGAGCACCTGCCGTCCTGGCTAAAGGACATCCTGGACCGGAACTCGCCCTCCGCCAGCCTGGTGGTCGATGCGCGTTTCGCCATGGAGGAGCTGCTGCGCCAGCTTGGCGTGACCCGCCAGCGCCGCGCGCGCATCGTCGCGTCCGCGGCGGACCCCGCCGCGCCGAAGCCGGCCGCCGAGACCGCTGCGGCCGCGCCCGACGCCGCACCGCCCCCGGCGAAGACCGAGGACGACCCTGCCGCGCCGCCCCAGCTGCTGTTCGAGACGGCGCCCGAGATCTTCCTGCTGCGCGAGCCGGCCGAGATCGCCGATGGCGGGCTGACGCACCGTGCCGCCTGCTACTACCCGGAAAGCCATCAGCTGCATGTGAACCTGGCCTACCCGGCGGTGACGACGCTGGCGCGGATGCTGGCAGGTGCGCAGGACGGCGAACCGGTCGCCCCGGCGGCGCTGATGGTCGCGGAACGCTTCACCGTGATGCGCGTGGGGCGCGCGCTGGTGCATGCGCTGGCCAAGCGCGGCCATCCGCGCGAATGGAACGAGGCACAGCTCCGCACGTTGTTCTCGCGCGAATGCCTGACCCTGGCGGCGGACGACGTGCATGCCGGGCTGACCGATGCGCAGGCCGCGTATCGCGACGCCGTCGCGGTGCCTGGCGGGGAGGCGTGA
- a CDS encoding aspartate aminotransferase family protein, which yields MNELSVPRPNSLDAYWMPFSDNKYFKGDTSRMLARAEGMSYFTPEGREILDGTAGLWCCNAGHGRREITEAIQKQAAILDFAPTFQLGHPIAFEAASRVADMTPEGLDRVFFTNSGSESADTALKIALAYHKARGDSSRVRLIGRERGYHGVGFGGMSVGGIGPNRKQFGALLPYVDHLPHTHLPAKNAFSRGEPPHGAELADVLENLVALHGAETIAAVMVEPVAGSTGVLVPPVGYLKRLREICDRHGILLIYDEVITGFGRLGTDFGAERLGVVPDIMTMAKGLTNAAVPMGAVAVKNGIYDGIVQGTSAGIEFFHGYTYSGHPLAAAAAIATLELHKTEDLPGRARAIEPYWQDAVHSLKDAPNVIDIRDIGLIGGIELAPRAGKPGQRAMAVFRRCFDAGVLVRVTGDIVALSPPLIIEKPHVDRLVGTLEDAIRAEAA from the coding sequence ATGAACGAACTCAGCGTGCCGCGTCCCAATTCGCTGGACGCCTACTGGATGCCCTTCTCGGACAACAAGTATTTCAAGGGCGACACCTCGCGCATGCTCGCCCGCGCAGAGGGCATGTCCTATTTCACGCCGGAAGGTCGTGAGATCCTGGACGGCACCGCCGGACTGTGGTGCTGCAATGCCGGCCATGGCCGGCGCGAGATCACCGAGGCCATCCAGAAGCAGGCCGCGATCCTGGATTTCGCGCCGACCTTCCAACTCGGCCACCCGATCGCCTTCGAGGCCGCCTCCCGCGTGGCGGACATGACGCCCGAGGGGCTGGATCGCGTGTTCTTCACCAATTCCGGCAGCGAAAGCGCGGACACCGCGCTCAAGATCGCGCTCGCCTACCACAAGGCACGCGGCGACTCCTCGCGGGTGCGCCTCATTGGCCGCGAGCGCGGCTATCACGGCGTCGGTTTCGGCGGCATGTCGGTCGGCGGGATCGGGCCGAACCGCAAGCAGTTCGGCGCTCTGCTGCCCTATGTGGACCACCTGCCGCATACCCACCTGCCGGCAAAGAACGCCTTCAGCCGCGGCGAGCCGCCGCACGGCGCCGAACTGGCCGACGTGCTCGAGAACCTGGTCGCGCTTCACGGCGCCGAGACCATCGCGGCGGTCATGGTCGAACCCGTCGCGGGGTCCACCGGCGTGCTGGTACCACCCGTGGGCTACCTCAAGCGCCTGCGCGAGATCTGCGACCGGCACGGCATCCTGCTGATCTACGACGAGGTGATCACAGGCTTCGGGCGCCTCGGCACGGATTTCGGCGCCGAGCGCCTGGGTGTCGTGCCCGACATCATGACCATGGCCAAGGGCCTGACCAACGCCGCGGTGCCGATGGGTGCGGTGGCGGTGAAGAACGGCATCTATGACGGGATCGTGCAGGGCACCTCGGCGGGGATCGAGTTCTTCCACGGCTATACCTATTCGGGCCATCCGCTGGCCGCCGCGGCCGCGATCGCGACGCTCGAATTGCACAAGACCGAGGACCTGCCCGGCCGTGCCCGCGCCATCGAACCCTATTGGCAGGATGCGGTGCACAGCCTGAAGGATGCGCCCAACGTCATCGACATCCGCGACATCGGCCTGATCGGCGGCATCGAACTGGCGCCGCGGGCCGGCAAGCCGGGCCAGCGCGCCATGGCGGTGTTCCGCCGCTGCTTCGATGCCGGCGTGCTGGTGCGCGTGACGGGCGATATCGTGGCGCTCTCGCCGCCGCTGATCATCGAGAAGCCGCATGTGGACCGCCTGGTCGGCACGCTCGAAGATGCGATCCGGGCCGAGGCGGCCTGA
- a CDS encoding DUF3775 domain-containing protein produces the protein MTMAERDDDEEFDLGISLESVAAIVDAARAVQEGEESGAVARDEEDEEGLEAEDDENMDEDALRAFIAELNEDEQASLIALAWVGRGDYAGPDFEEARTLAKERNIRDPAEYLLGIDMLGDMLEEGLAELGLSLEDADGS, from the coding sequence ATGACCATGGCCGAACGCGACGACGACGAGGAATTCGACCTCGGCATCAGCCTCGAATCCGTGGCCGCGATCGTCGATGCCGCCCGCGCCGTGCAGGAAGGCGAGGAAAGCGGCGCCGTCGCGCGCGACGAGGAGGACGAGGAGGGCCTCGAGGCCGAGGATGACGAGAACATGGACGAGGACGCGCTGCGCGCGTTCATCGCCGAGTTGAACGAGGACGAGCAGGCCTCGCTGATCGCCCTCGCCTGGGTCGGCCGTGGCGACTATGCCGGGCCAGATTTCGAGGAAGCGCGCACGCTGGCGAAGGAACGCAACATCCGCGACCCGGCCGAATACCTGCTCGGCATCGACATGCTGGGCGACATGCTCGAGGAAGGTCTCGCGGAACTTGGCCTGTCGCTCGAGGATGCGGACGGGTCGTGA
- a CDS encoding WD40 repeat domain-containing protein yields MSSTTADFLLDSRGRAQDLGAWVVGAAFGRDGRAAFALGDGTVRLDDGWRSVAAHDGACLSIAPDAKDGVITGGDDGRLMRTAPDGTATQIASYGSKWVDHVAAHESGLRAAAVGKAVHLLDGKGAALKSLAHPSTVTGIAFDAKGKRVAASHYNGASLWFVAAKEDKPRLLEWKGSHTGVLVSPDGTHVVTSMQENTLHGWRLADGQHMRMAGYPSKTKSFGFTAKGRWLATAGADCVVLWPFFGGGPMGKAPTELAGGDGVLCTVVACHPTQEVVAAGFGDGLVLIADVASGRVVPVAAPRGSAVSALAWDDVGGLLAFGTEAGFAGVVDLTKR; encoded by the coding sequence ATGAGCAGCACCACGGCCGATTTCCTGCTCGACTCCCGCGGCCGTGCGCAGGATCTCGGCGCCTGGGTGGTGGGCGCCGCCTTCGGCCGCGACGGGCGCGCCGCCTTCGCGCTGGGCGACGGCACGGTGCGCCTGGACGATGGCTGGCGCAGCGTCGCCGCACATGACGGTGCCTGCCTGTCGATCGCGCCCGATGCGAAGGACGGCGTCATCACCGGCGGCGACGACGGCCGGCTGATGCGCACCGCGCCGGACGGTACCGCGACGCAGATCGCGAGCTATGGCAGCAAGTGGGTTGATCACGTGGCCGCGCACGAATCGGGCCTGCGCGCCGCCGCGGTGGGCAAGGCGGTTCACCTGCTCGATGGCAAGGGCGCGGCGTTGAAGTCGCTCGCGCACCCGTCCACCGTCACCGGCATCGCCTTCGACGCCAAGGGCAAGCGCGTCGCGGCCTCGCACTACAACGGAGCGTCGCTGTGGTTCGTCGCGGCGAAGGAGGACAAGCCGCGGCTGCTTGAATGGAAGGGCAGCCACACCGGCGTGCTGGTCAGCCCGGACGGGACGCATGTGGTGACGTCCATGCAGGAGAACACGCTGCATGGCTGGCGGCTCGCGGACGGACAGCACATGCGCATGGCGGGCTACCCGTCCAAGACCAAGTCCTTCGGCTTCACTGCGAAGGGGCGCTGGTTGGCCACGGCGGGGGCGGATTGCGTGGTGCTGTGGCCCTTCTTCGGCGGCGGACCGATGGGCAAGGCGCCGACCGAACTCGCCGGCGGCGATGGCGTGCTCTGCACCGTGGTCGCGTGCCATCCCACGCAGGAGGTGGTGGCGGCCGGTTTCGGCGACGGGCTGGTGCTGATCGCCGATGTCGCCTCGGGCCGCGTGGTGCCGGTGGCGGCGCCGCGCGGTTCGGCGGTCTCGGCGCTGGCCTGGGACGATGTGGGCGGGCTGCTCGCCTTCGGAACGGAAGCCGGCTTCGCCGGCGTGGTGGATTTGACGAAACGATGA